One window from the genome of Kaistella carnis encodes:
- a CDS encoding glycosyltransferase family 2 protein codes for MKLAIVILNWNGRNWLENFLPNVIQNSGDAELYIIDNASTDDSVSYLKLNFTNVKIVQNDRNYGFAGGYNEGLKKIESDIYCLLNSDVEVTENWIPPVMSLFELDENIAAVQPKILDFNKRNYFEFAGAGGGFIDNLGFPYCRGRIFENIEEDLGQYNDEIEIFWASGCCFFIRSKDFWAQNGFDARFFAHQEEIDLCWRLKNAGKKIFYTGKSSVYHVGGGTLNKQSPQKTFLNIRNNLSMLLKNLPFPELIWIIFIRFVLDGFAGIYFAFKNGMPHFWAVIRAHFSFYSQIRTSFKLRQNHQIAHFYKDKWLVFKNFL; via the coding sequence TTGAAATTAGCAATTGTTATACTGAACTGGAATGGTCGAAACTGGTTAGAAAATTTTCTTCCAAACGTCATTCAAAATTCTGGAGACGCTGAACTTTATATCATCGATAATGCATCGACGGACGATTCTGTTTCATATCTAAAATTAAATTTTACGAATGTGAAAATCGTACAGAATGATCGCAACTACGGTTTTGCTGGGGGTTACAATGAAGGACTGAAAAAAATTGAAAGCGACATTTACTGTCTCTTAAATTCTGATGTAGAAGTTACTGAAAACTGGATCCCTCCGGTGATGTCTCTTTTTGAGCTGGACGAAAACATTGCTGCTGTTCAGCCCAAAATTTTAGATTTTAACAAAAGAAATTATTTTGAATTTGCGGGTGCTGGCGGAGGCTTTATCGACAATCTCGGTTTTCCCTATTGCCGTGGGAGAATTTTTGAAAATATAGAAGAAGACCTGGGACAGTACAATGATGAGATCGAGATTTTCTGGGCTTCCGGGTGTTGTTTCTTTATCCGTTCAAAAGATTTTTGGGCGCAGAATGGTTTTGATGCGAGATTTTTTGCACATCAGGAAGAAATCGATTTGTGCTGGCGCTTAAAAAACGCAGGTAAGAAGATATTTTATACTGGAAAATCCAGTGTTTATCATGTGGGCGGTGGAACTTTAAATAAGCAAAGTCCGCAGAAAACTTTTCTTAACATTAGAAATAATCTTTCGATGTTATTAAAAAACCTTCCTTTCCCAGAGTTGATCTGGATTATTTTCATACGTTTTGTATTGGATGGTTTTGCCGGAATTTATTTTGCTTTTAAAAATGGAATGCCCCATTTTTGGGCTGTAATTAGAGCACACTTTTCTTTCTATTCACAGATAAGGACGAGCTTTAAATTAAGACAAAATCATCAAATAGCTCACTTTTATAAAGATAAATGGCTGGTTTTTAAAAATTTCCTATAA
- a CDS encoding lysophospholipid acyltransferase family protein, whose protein sequence is MKFLFKVSLLFSKLPLRVFYMISDLMYLVIYHIVGYRRKVILENLQNSFPTKSPFEIKEIQKKFYVNFCDYIVETFKSFTISSTELRVRVQHINQEIFHEAKAENKNVILLAGHIFNWEWYNALATIIPQENSFPVYRKVQNGFWEENIKTLRNRFGNQALEAKEVVRHIFRNPNDGNSVYMFVADQTPHSSEVTYGLNFLNQKTPVFVGYDKLSTRMDLAFVFCEMKKVKRGYYQINYHRIYPDGEKFVEHEVVKKFHHLLENTINKRPDNYLWSHRRWKYQQAIKVMGS, encoded by the coding sequence ATGAAATTTCTATTTAAAGTTAGCCTCTTATTCTCAAAGCTTCCGCTCCGGGTGTTTTATATGATTTCAGATCTTATGTATCTTGTGATCTATCATATTGTCGGGTACCGGAGAAAAGTGATTTTAGAAAATTTACAAAATTCATTTCCCACAAAATCACCATTCGAAATTAAAGAAATTCAGAAGAAATTTTACGTGAACTTCTGCGATTATATCGTAGAAACATTCAAATCATTTACTATTTCTTCTACAGAACTTCGGGTTCGCGTACAGCATATCAATCAAGAAATTTTTCATGAGGCGAAGGCTGAAAATAAAAACGTGATCTTACTCGCGGGTCACATTTTTAACTGGGAATGGTATAATGCCTTGGCTACCATTATTCCACAGGAAAACAGCTTTCCTGTATATCGAAAAGTTCAAAATGGATTTTGGGAGGAAAATATTAAAACTTTACGAAATAGATTTGGCAATCAGGCTTTAGAAGCTAAAGAAGTGGTTCGGCACATTTTCCGGAATCCGAACGATGGTAATTCTGTTTACATGTTTGTTGCTGATCAAACGCCGCACAGTTCAGAAGTTACCTATGGTTTAAATTTCCTAAATCAGAAAACACCGGTTTTTGTAGGGTATGATAAACTTTCCACAAGAATGGATTTGGCCTTTGTATTCTGTGAAATGAAAAAAGTAAAACGCGGGTATTATCAGATAAACTATCACCGAATTTATCCCGACGGAGAAAAGTTTGTAGAGCACGAAGTTGTTAAAAAATTCCATCATTTACTTGAAAATACTATTAATAAAAGGCCAGATAATTATTTGTGGTCCCACAGAAGATGGAAATATCAGCAGGCAATCAAAGTAATGGGCTCCTAA